The sequence AAACCTTGAAGACTTACGTCGCCCACCTGCAAAAGCTGGTGGAATCCCAGCGCCGGGAAAAGGCCGAGCTGGCCCGCCAGCTGGAGGAAATCGCCCGCGCCGAGCGCGAAATCGTCCCTCTGATGCTGGAAATGGTCAACACCCTGGACCGTTTCGTCGCCCTGGACACCCCCTTCCTGCCCGAGGAACGGCGCCAGCGGATCGACCAGCTCAAAGCCATGCTCGACTCCGCCGAGGTTTCCACGGCGGAGAAGTTCCGCCGCATCCTCGAGGCGTATCAGATAGAAAACGATTACGCCAAGACCATCGAGGCCTATCGTGACGAACTGGCCCTGGAGGGCGAAAAGCGTCCGGTGGACTTCCTCCGCATCGGCCGGGTCGCCCTGTTCTATCAGACCCTCGACGGGGAAACCTCCGGCTTCTGGAACCCGCGCCAGAAACGCTGGGAAACACTGCCCGACGACTACCGCCGCACCATCCGCGAGGGGCTGCGCATCGCCCGCAAGGAGGCCGCCCCCGACCTGCTGACCCTGCCGCTGCCGACCGCAGAGGAGGCGAAATGAGATTCCCGACCTGGCTGCTGGCGGCGTGTCTGCTTCTTCCCATCAGCGCAGCGGCGGCGGATCTCGACCAGCTGCTGGCCGAAGTCAAACGCCAGCAGACCCGGCTGTCCCAGGTGGACAGGCAGCGCGAAGCCCGTTTTCTGGCAGAGAAACAGCGCCGCCAGCAATTGCTGGCCGAGGCCAAAGCCCGGCTCAAGGCACTGGAGAAACAGGCCGAGGATCTCAAGGCCGAGTTCGAAACCAACCGCCAGGCTCTGCTGGAACTGGAAGAGAAACTCCAGGCCAGCAGCGGGGTCTTGGGGGAAATCGTCGGCACCGTGCGCCAGGTCGCCGGCGATCTGAAGGCCGATTTGCAGCAGTCGCTGGTTTCGGCCCAGTACCCGGGGCGGGCCGCCAGGCTGGCGCCCATCGCCGACAGCAAGCGCCTGCCCACTCTGGAACAGCTGCAGACCCTCTGGACCTTGATGCTGGAGGAAATGACCGAAGCCGGCAAAGTGGTCCGCTTTCAGCGGGAGATTCTCGCCAGTGACGGCAAACCCTTCGAAACCGACGTGGTTCGCATCGGCGTCTTCAATGCCATTGCCGCGCCCGGCTATCTGCGTTATCTGCCGGAAACCGAACAGCTGATGGTGCTGTCGCGCCAGCCTGAGGGCAAACCGCTGAGGCTGGCCCGCGACTTTCTAAGCGCCCAGGGTGACCGGGCGCCGGTGGCCATCGACCCGACCCGGGGCGTGCTCCTGGAAATGCTGACCCACACTCCGAATGTCTGGGAACGCATTCAGCAGGGCGGACTGATCGGTTACATCATCCTGGCGCTGGGCGCGATCGGGCTGGTGATCGTCGCCGTCCGCCTGACGGTGCTGTGGCGTGTCGGCAAACGGGTGGAGGCACAGCTGGAGGAAGTGGAACAACCGCGCGACGACAATCCCCTGGGCCGCATCTTCCTGACGGCGCTGGGCGCCAAAAGCACCGATCCCGAAACCCTGGAAGCGCTGCTCGACGAGGCGATCCTGCGGGAGATCCCGCCGCTGGAGCGGGGCCAGTCGCTGGTGAAACTGCTCGCCGCCGTCGCTCCCCTGCTCGGTCTGCTCGGCACCGTCACCGGCATGATCCAGACCTTCCAGGCGATCAGCCTGTTCGGCACCGGGGATCCCAAGCTGATGGCCGGCGGCATCTCCCAGGCCCTGGTCACCACCATGCTGGGGCTTGCGGTGGCGATCCCGCTGCTGTTCCTCCACGCCCTCCTGGCCAGCCGCAGCCGCACGATCATTTTGATCCTGGAGGAGCAAAGCGCGGGGCTGGTCAGCCAGATCCTGGAAAAACACCGCGGATGACGATGGCGTGGATCGAGGCCGTCAACGATTTCATCGCCCAGGGGGGGACGGTGGTCAAGCTGATCCTGGTGGCCGCGGTGATGCTGTGGACCCTGGTGACGGAGCGTTATCTGTTTTTCCTCTGGGTCTATCCGCGCTTGCAGCGCCAATGGCTGCAGCGCTGGCACCAGCGCCGGGACAAACACTCCTGGTACGCGCTCAAGATCCGCGAACGCCTGATTTCCGAAGCCCGCCTGCAGCTGCGCCGCACCCTGCCGCTGATCAAGGTCCTCGTCTCCCTGAGCCCGCTGCTGGGGCTGTTCGGAACCGTGAACGGCATGATCCACATGTTCGACGCCCTGGCCGTGTTCGGCACCGGCAACGCCCGCGCCATGGCGACCCACATCTCCCACGCCACCCTGCCCACCCTGGCCGGCATGACCCTGGCGATCGCCGGGTTGTATGCCAGCCAGCGGATTGAAAGACGGGTGGAAGCCGCAACCCGCCACTTGAGCGACCAGCTCCACTTCGAATGATGCGACGCCACCGTTACCAGCCAGCCGATGACGACAGCGGGGAAATCAACCTGACCCCGATGCTCGACATCATTTTCATCATGCTGATTTTCTTCATCGTCACCACCTCCTTCGTCAAGGAAGCCGGCATCGAGGTCAACCGCCCCAGTGCCCAAACCGCCGAGCGCCAGGAGCACGGCAACATCGTCGTCGCCATCAAGGCAAACGGGGAAATCTGGATCGACAAGCGGCCGGTGGACATCCGCGCGGTTCGCGCCGTCGTCGCCCGGCTGCGGGCCGAGAACCCCCTCGGGACAGTCATCATCGCCGCCGACCGGGACGCCAAGGTCAGCATCCTGACCCGGGTGATGGATCAAATCCGTCTGGCCGGGGTTACCGACATGGCCATCGCCGCCACCGCAGAACCGCGATGACGCCTTCTCCCCGTCATCTCTGGCTACCGGCGCTGCTGCTGGGATCGGCCATCACCCTGGGTCTGTTCTGGTTGATGGCGCTGATGGTCCAGGGTGGCCAGTTGGAGCTGCAAAAGACCGAGGCCAGGCGGCTGGTGGATTTCATCCGCCTCAAGCAGGCGCCCAAACCGCCGCCCCCCACTCGGCGTCCCCCGCCCAAACCGCCGGAGAAGGAGCCGCCGCCACCCCAGCCACAGCTGGCCACCCCCAGACCGGTGGCCAACGTCACCCCGGACATCGACATCCCAGCGCTGGACGTTCCCCTGTCGAGCCGGCTGCAGGGATCGCTGCTGGCGGGGATCGACGTCGCCAAAGCCGGTCCCAAGGCCAGCGGCCAGGTGATCCCGCTGGTGCGCATTAAGCCGCGTTATCCGATGCGGGCCCGGATGCGCCGGATCGAGGGGTGGGTCAAACTGGAATTCACCATCACCCCGGAAGGCACCGTCACCGATGTCAAAGTGGTGGAATCCCATCCCAAAGGCGTCTTCGAACGGGCCGCCATCAAGGCGATCTCGCTCTGGAAATTCAAGCCCCTGATCGCCGACGGCCGGCCGACGGCCCAGCGTGCGGTCCAGGTTCTGGAATTCAAACTACAGAAATGACCATGCGCCGCCGGTTGCTTTCTTTCCTTCTCACGCTCTCGCTCGCAGCGGCTGCCCAGGCGGCGCAGGTCAGCCCGCAGACCTTTCGCACCCTGGAAAAGGCCGGAAAACTGCTCGATCAGCGCCATTACGATCAGGCGATCCAACTGCTGCGACAGCGCCTGGAAAAAAACCGGCGCCAAGGCGGAAAAGGCCCTGCTGCTTCGCGCTCTGGGCGCCGCCTATGCCGCCAAGGGAGATTACCGCCAGGCCGCCCGTTACCTGCAGCAGGCGCTCGACAGCGGTGCCCTGCCACAATCTCAGGCCCGTGAAGCGCTTAGAACCCTGGGACAGCTCTACCTCGCCCTGGATCAGCCGCGCCAGGC comes from Methylomarinovum caldicuralii and encodes:
- a CDS encoding energy transducer TonB translates to MTPSPRHLWLPALLLGSAITLGLFWLMALMVQGGQLELQKTEARRLVDFIRLKQAPKPPPPTRRPPPKPPEKEPPPPQPQLATPRPVANVTPDIDIPALDVPLSSRLQGSLLAGIDVAKAGPKASGQVIPLVRIKPRYPMRARMRRIEGWVKLEFTITPEGTVTDVKVVESHPKGVFERAAIKAISLWKFKPLIADGRPTAQRAVQVLEFKLQK
- a CDS encoding MotA/TolQ/ExbB proton channel family protein, which gives rise to MTMAWIEAVNDFIAQGGTVVKLILVAAVMLWTLVTERYLFFLWVYPRLQRQWLQRWHQRRDKHSWYALKIRERLISEARLQLRRTLPLIKVLVSLSPLLGLFGTVNGMIHMFDALAVFGTGNARAMATHISHATLPTLAGMTLAIAGLYASQRIERRVEAATRHLSDQLHFE
- a CDS encoding DUF3450 domain-containing protein; protein product: MLRNGTWIALTLLVAEGLTADPLDQAIRTETQTLQQAAQSQKRIDRLDDATRRMLDEYRRTLREAETLKTYVAHLQKLVESQRREKAELARQLEEIARAEREIVPLMLEMVNTLDRFVALDTPFLPEERRQRIDQLKAMLDSAEVSTAEKFRRILEAYQIENDYAKTIEAYRDELALEGEKRPVDFLRIGRVALFYQTLDGETSGFWNPRQKRWETLPDDYRRTIREGLRIARKEAAPDLLTLPLPTAEEAK
- a CDS encoding DUF3450 family protein; amino-acid sequence: MRFPTWLLAACLLLPISAAAADLDQLLAEVKRQQTRLSQVDRQREARFLAEKQRRQQLLAEAKARLKALEKQAEDLKAEFETNRQALLELEEKLQASSGVLGEIVGTVRQVAGDLKADLQQSLVSAQYPGRAARLAPIADSKRLPTLEQLQTLWTLMLEEMTEAGKVVRFQREILASDGKPFETDVVRIGVFNAIAAPGYLRYLPETEQLMVLSRQPEGKPLRLARDFLSAQGDRAPVAIDPTRGVLLEMLTHTPNVWERIQQGGLIGYIILALGAIGLVIVAVRLTVLWRVGKRVEAQLEEVEQPRDDNPLGRIFLTALGAKSTDPETLEALLDEAILREIPPLERGQSLVKLLAAVAPLLGLLGTVTGMIQTFQAISLFGTGDPKLMAGGISQALVTTMLGLAVAIPLLFLHALLASRSRTIILILEEQSAGLVSQILEKHRG
- a CDS encoding biopolymer transporter ExbD, whose translation is MRRHRYQPADDDSGEINLTPMLDIIFIMLIFFIVTTSFVKEAGIEVNRPSAQTAERQEHGNIVVAIKANGEIWIDKRPVDIRAVRAVVARLRAENPLGTVIIAADRDAKVSILTRVMDQIRLAGVTDMAIAATAEPR